In Pseudomonas sp. R76, one genomic interval encodes:
- the fadB gene encoding fatty acid oxidation complex subunit alpha FadB codes for MIYEGKAITVKALESGIVELKFDLKGESVNKFNRLTLNELRQAVDTIKADASVKGVIVSSGKDVFIVGADITEFVDNFKLPDAELVAGNLEANKIFSDFEDLNVPTVAAINGIALGGGLEMCLAADFRVMSATAKIGLPEVKLGIYPGFGGTVRLPRIIGADNAIEWIAAGKENKAEDALKVGAVDAVVAPDKLAEAALNLIKGAISGEFDYKAKRQPKLEKLKLNAIEQMMSFETAKGFVAGQAGPNYPAPVEAIKTIQKAANFGRDKALEVEAAGFVKLAKTSAAQSLIGLFLNDQELKKKAKAYDEIAKDVKQAAVLGAGIMGGGIAYQSASKGTPILMKDINEHGIEQGLAEAAKLLVGRVDKGRMTAAKMAEVLNGIRPTLSYGDFGHVDLVVEAVVENPKVKQAVLAEVEAQVKEDTILASNTSTISISLLAKALKRPENFVGMHFFNPVHMMPLVEVIRGEKSSELAVATTVAYAKKMGKNPIVVNDCPGFLVNRVLFPYFGGFAKLVSAGVDFVRIDKVMEKFGWPMGPAYLMDVVGIDTGHHGRDVMAEGFPDRMKDDRRSAIDALYEAKRLGQKNGKGFYAYEADKKGKQKKVADPSVHEVLAPVIYEQREVSDEDIINWMMIALCLETVRCLEDGIIETAAEADMGLVYGIGFPPFRGGALRYIDSIGVAEFVALADKYADLGPLYHPTAKLREMAKNGQSFFG; via the coding sequence ATGATTTACGAAGGTAAAGCCATCACGGTTAAGGCTCTTGAAAGTGGCATCGTCGAATTGAAATTCGACCTCAAGGGTGAGTCCGTCAACAAGTTCAACCGTCTAACCCTGAACGAACTGCGTCAGGCCGTAGACACCATCAAAGCAGATGCATCGGTCAAGGGCGTGATCGTCTCCAGCGGCAAGGACGTATTTATCGTCGGCGCTGACATCACCGAATTCGTCGACAACTTCAAGCTGCCCGATGCCGAGCTGGTGGCTGGCAACCTCGAAGCCAACAAGATCTTCAGCGATTTCGAAGACCTCAACGTGCCGACCGTTGCCGCGATCAATGGCATCGCGTTGGGCGGCGGCCTGGAAATGTGCCTGGCCGCAGACTTCCGTGTGATGTCTGCCACCGCCAAAATCGGCCTGCCTGAAGTCAAGCTGGGCATCTACCCAGGTTTCGGCGGCACCGTGCGCCTGCCGCGCATCATCGGGGCCGACAACGCCATCGAGTGGATTGCCGCCGGCAAGGAAAACAAAGCGGAAGACGCGCTGAAAGTCGGCGCTGTCGATGCCGTGGTTGCCCCGGACAAACTGGCCGAAGCCGCACTGAACCTGATCAAGGGCGCCATCAGCGGCGAATTTGACTACAAGGCCAAGCGTCAGCCGAAGCTGGAAAAACTCAAGCTCAACGCCATCGAACAAATGATGTCGTTCGAAACCGCCAAAGGTTTCGTGGCTGGCCAAGCCGGCCCGAACTACCCGGCGCCGGTTGAAGCGATCAAGACTATCCAGAAGGCTGCGAACTTCGGTCGCGACAAAGCCCTGGAAGTGGAAGCAGCAGGCTTCGTCAAACTGGCGAAAACCTCGGCTGCCCAGAGCCTGATCGGCCTGTTCCTGAACGATCAGGAGCTGAAGAAAAAGGCCAAGGCCTACGACGAAATCGCCAAAGACGTGAAACAGGCCGCCGTACTCGGCGCCGGTATCATGGGCGGCGGTATCGCCTACCAGTCGGCGTCCAAAGGCACGCCGATCCTGATGAAAGACATCAACGAGCACGGCATCGAGCAAGGCCTGGCGGAAGCCGCCAAGCTGCTGGTGGGCCGCGTTGATAAAGGCCGCATGACCGCTGCGAAAATGGCTGAAGTGCTTAACGGCATTCGTCCTACGCTGTCCTACGGCGATTTCGGCCACGTCGACTTGGTGGTCGAAGCGGTTGTCGAGAACCCGAAGGTCAAGCAAGCCGTACTGGCTGAAGTGGAAGCCCAGGTTAAAGAAGACACCATCCTGGCCTCGAACACCTCGACCATTTCCATCAGCTTGCTGGCCAAAGCCCTCAAGCGTCCGGAAAACTTCGTCGGCATGCACTTCTTCAACCCGGTGCACATGATGCCGCTGGTGGAAGTGATCCGTGGCGAGAAGTCCAGCGAGCTGGCCGTTGCCACCACCGTTGCCTACGCCAAGAAAATGGGCAAGAACCCGATCGTCGTTAACGACTGCCCGGGCTTTTTGGTCAACCGCGTGCTGTTCCCGTACTTCGGCGGTTTCGCCAAGTTGGTCAGCGCCGGTGTGGATTTTGTGCGTATCGACAAGGTCATGGAAAAATTCGGCTGGCCAATGGGCCCGGCGTACCTGATGGACGTGGTCGGCATCGACACCGGCCACCACGGTCGCGACGTTATGGCTGAAGGCTTCCCGGACCGCATGAAAGACGACCGCCGTTCGGCGATCGACGCGCTGTACGAGGCCAAGCGCCTGGGCCAGAAGAATGGCAAAGGCTTCTACGCCTACGAGGCCGACAAGAAGGGCAAGCAGAAGAAAGTGGCCGACCCGTCGGTTCACGAAGTACTCGCGCCGGTCATCTACGAACAGCGTGAGGTGTCCGACGAGGACATCATCAACTGGATGATGATCGCCCTGTGCCTGGAAACCGTACGTTGCCTGGAAGACGGCATCATTGAAACCGCCGCCGAAGCCGATATGGGCCTGGTGTACGGTATTGGTTTCCCTCCATTCCGTGGTGGTGCGCTGCGTTACATCGACTCGATCGGTGTGGCCGAGTTCGTTGCCCTGGCTGACAAATACGCTGATCTGGGCCCGCTGTACCACCCGACCGCGAAGCTGCGTGAGATGGCCAAAAACGGCCAGAGCTTCTTCGGTTAA
- the fadA gene encoding acetyl-CoA C-acyltransferase FadA, whose amino-acid sequence MSLNPRDVVIVDFGRTPMGRSKGGMHRNTRAEDMSAHLISKLLERNVKVDPNEVEDVIWGCVNQTLEQGWNIARMASLMTQIPHTAAGQTVSRLCGSSMSALHTAAQAIMTGNGDVFVVGGVEHMGHVSMMHGVDPNPHMSLYAAKASGMMGLTAEMLGKMHGITREAQDAFGLRSHQLAHKATVEGKFKDEIIPMNGYDENGFLKLFDYDETIRPDTTLESLAALKPAFNPKGGTVTAGTSSQITDGASCMIVMSAQRAQDLGIQPLAVIRSMAVAGVDPAIMGYGPVPATQKALKRAGLTISDIDFFELNEAFAAQALPVLKDLKVLDKMNEKVNLHGGAIALGHPFGCSGARISGTLLNVMKQNGGNLGVATMCIGLGQGISTVFERV is encoded by the coding sequence ATGAGCTTGAATCCAAGAGACGTGGTGATTGTCGACTTCGGTCGCACACCAATGGGCCGCTCCAAGGGCGGCATGCACCGCAACACCCGTGCCGAAGACATGTCCGCGCACCTGATCAGCAAGCTGCTGGAGCGCAACGTCAAGGTCGACCCGAACGAAGTCGAAGACGTGATCTGGGGCTGCGTCAACCAGACCCTGGAGCAGGGCTGGAACATCGCGCGCATGGCGTCGTTGATGACCCAGATCCCGCACACGGCCGCTGGCCAGACCGTCAGCCGCCTGTGTGGCTCGTCGATGAGCGCGCTGCACACCGCTGCGCAAGCGATCATGACCGGTAACGGTGATGTGTTCGTAGTCGGTGGCGTGGAGCACATGGGCCACGTCAGCATGATGCACGGCGTAGACCCTAACCCGCACATGTCGCTGTACGCGGCTAAAGCCTCGGGCATGATGGGCCTGACCGCAGAAATGCTTGGCAAAATGCACGGCATTACCCGCGAAGCCCAGGACGCGTTCGGCCTGCGTTCCCACCAGTTGGCCCACAAGGCGACCGTGGAAGGCAAGTTCAAGGATGAGATCATCCCGATGAACGGCTACGACGAGAACGGTTTCCTGAAACTGTTCGACTACGACGAAACCATTCGTCCGGACACCACCCTGGAAAGTCTGGCGGCCCTCAAGCCTGCTTTCAATCCAAAGGGCGGCACCGTGACAGCCGGTACTTCGTCGCAAATCACCGACGGTGCCTCGTGCATGATCGTGATGTCGGCGCAGCGTGCCCAGGACCTGGGTATCCAGCCACTGGCCGTGATCCGTTCGATGGCCGTGGCGGGTGTGGACCCGGCAATCATGGGCTATGGTCCAGTACCGGCCACACAAAAAGCCTTGAAGCGCGCAGGCCTGACCATCTCTGATATCGACTTCTTCGAGCTCAACGAAGCTTTCGCCGCACAGGCCCTGCCAGTGCTGAAAGATTTGAAAGTACTCGACAAGATGAACGAGAAGGTTAACCTGCACGGCGGTGCGATTGCCCTGGGCCACCCATTTGGTTGCTCCGGTGCACGTATTTCCGGCACTTTGCTTAACGTGATGAAGCAAAATGGCGGTAACCTTGGGGTTGCAACCATGTGCATTGGTCTCGGCCAAGGCATTTCCACCGTCTTCGAACGCGTCTAA
- a CDS encoding DUF1653 domain-containing protein, with protein sequence MKVEPGLYQHYKGPQYRVFNVARHSETEEEVVFYQALYGDYGFWVRPLSMFLETVEVDGEQVPRFALVQVEPSLFSGQ encoded by the coding sequence ATGAAAGTCGAACCAGGGCTCTACCAACATTATAAGGGGCCGCAGTACCGCGTTTTTAACGTGGCACGGCACTCTGAAACGGAAGAAGAAGTGGTGTTTTACCAAGCACTGTATGGCGATTACGGCTTTTGGGTGCGCCCTTTGAGCATGTTCCTGGAGACCGTCGAAGTTGACGGCGAGCAGGTCCCGCGCTTTGCTTTGGTCCAAGTCGAACCCAGTCTTTTTTCAGGGCAATAA
- the topA gene encoding type I DNA topoisomerase, with the protein MGKSLVIVESPAKAKTINKYLGNEYVVKSSIGHIRDLPTSGSASASKEPAAKRGKAAAGEGPVLTPKEKARKQLVSRMGVDPEHGWKAKYEILPGKEKVIEELRRLAKDADTIYLATDLDREGEAIAWHLREAIGGDDSRYKRVVFNEITKKAIQEAFSKPGELDIDRVNAQQARRFLDRVVGYMVSPLLWAKIARGLSAGRVQSVAVKLVVEREREIRAFNPEEYWEVHADLGTAKGANVRFEVAREKGEAFKPLNEAQAMAALEKLKASSYSIVKREDKPTSSKPSAPFITSTLQQAASNRLGFGVKKTMMMAQRLYEAGYITYMRTDSTNLSQDAVAMARTYIESEFGKKYLPEKPNVYSSKEGAQEAHEAIRPSDANTEPSKLSGMERDAERLYELIWRQFLACQMLPAQYLSTTVSVGAGDFELRAKGRILKFDGYTRVMPQIAKPGDDDVLPDMAQGDTLKLIKLDPSQHFTKPPARYSEASLVKEMEKRGIGRPSTYAAIISTIQDRGYVALHNRRFYSEKMGDIVTERLSESFSNLMDYGFTAGMEENLDDVAQGERDWKNVLDEFYGDFKKKLEVAESPESGMRANQPVMTDIPCLTCGRPMQIRTASTGVFLGCSGYSLPPKERCKATVNLVPGDEIAADDEGESESLVLRGKHRCPICSTAMDAYLLDEKHKLHICGNNPDCDGYEIEEGSYRIKGYEGPSLECDKCGSEMQLKTGRFGKFFGCTNPTCKNTRKLLKSGDAAPPKMDPVKMPELKCEKVNDTYILRDGASGLFLAASQFPKNRETRAPLVLEIVPHKDEIDPKYHFLCEAPKKDPDGRPAVIRYSRKTKEQYVQTEVDGKPTGWKAFYDGGKWKVEDKRQGA; encoded by the coding sequence ATGGGCAAATCGCTGGTCATTGTGGAATCCCCGGCTAAGGCCAAGACCATCAACAAGTACTTGGGTAACGAGTACGTGGTGAAGTCGAGTATCGGCCATATCCGAGACCTGCCCACCAGCGGTTCGGCTAGCGCCAGCAAGGAGCCTGCCGCCAAGCGCGGCAAGGCGGCTGCGGGCGAAGGTCCGGTGCTCACCCCTAAAGAGAAAGCGCGCAAGCAGCTGGTCTCGCGTATGGGTGTGGACCCGGAACATGGCTGGAAGGCCAAGTACGAAATCCTTCCTGGCAAGGAAAAGGTCATCGAAGAGCTGCGTCGGCTCGCCAAAGATGCTGACACCATCTATCTCGCGACGGACTTGGACCGCGAAGGGGAAGCCATTGCCTGGCACCTGCGGGAAGCCATCGGCGGTGATGACAGCCGCTACAAGCGCGTGGTGTTCAACGAAATCACCAAGAAAGCCATCCAGGAAGCCTTCTCCAAGCCGGGCGAGCTGGACATCGACCGTGTAAACGCCCAGCAGGCCCGTCGTTTCCTCGACCGCGTCGTGGGCTACATGGTTTCGCCACTGCTGTGGGCGAAGATCGCCCGTGGCTTGTCCGCCGGCCGTGTGCAATCGGTTGCGGTAAAACTGGTGGTGGAGCGCGAGCGCGAGATTCGTGCGTTCAACCCCGAAGAATATTGGGAAGTCCACGCTGACCTCGGCACTGCCAAAGGCGCCAACGTGCGCTTTGAAGTGGCTCGCGAGAAAGGCGAGGCCTTCAAGCCGCTGAACGAAGCCCAGGCCATGGCCGCGCTGGAAAAGCTCAAGGCTTCCAGCTACAGCATCGTCAAGCGCGAAGACAAACCGACCAGCAGCAAGCCGTCGGCACCGTTCATCACCTCCACCCTGCAGCAGGCCGCGAGTAACCGCCTGGGCTTCGGGGTGAAGAAAACCATGATGATGGCCCAGCGTCTGTACGAAGCCGGCTACATCACTTATATGCGTACCGACTCCACCAACCTGTCGCAAGACGCGGTGGCGATGGCGCGGACTTATATTGAAAGCGAGTTCGGCAAGAAGTACCTGCCGGAGAAGCCGAACGTCTACAGCAGCAAAGAAGGCGCGCAGGAGGCTCACGAAGCGATTCGTCCTTCCGACGCCAACACCGAGCCAAGCAAGCTGAGCGGCATGGAGCGCGACGCTGAGCGCCTCTACGAGCTGATCTGGCGCCAATTCCTGGCCTGCCAGATGCTGCCGGCGCAATACCTGTCTACCACCGTCAGCGTGGGCGCTGGCGACTTCGAGCTGCGTGCCAAGGGCCGTATCCTCAAGTTCGACGGCTACACCCGCGTGATGCCGCAAATCGCCAAGCCTGGCGACGACGATGTGCTGCCGGACATGGCCCAGGGCGACACGCTGAAGCTGATCAAGCTCGACCCGTCCCAGCACTTCACCAAGCCTCCGGCGCGTTATTCGGAAGCGAGCCTGGTGAAAGAGATGGAAAAACGCGGTATCGGTCGTCCTTCGACCTACGCGGCGATCATTTCCACCATCCAGGACCGCGGCTACGTTGCGCTGCACAACCGTCGTTTCTACTCGGAAAAGATGGGCGACATCGTCACCGAGCGCCTGTCCGAGAGCTTCTCTAACCTGATGGACTACGGCTTCACCGCCGGCATGGAAGAGAACCTCGATGACGTAGCCCAGGGCGAGCGCGACTGGAAAAACGTGCTGGATGAGTTCTACGGCGACTTCAAAAAGAAACTCGAAGTGGCCGAAAGCCCTGAGAGCGGCATGCGTGCCAACCAGCCGGTGATGACTGACATCCCGTGCCTGACCTGCGGCCGCCCGATGCAGATTCGTACCGCGTCCACCGGCGTGTTCCTGGGTTGCTCGGGCTACAGCCTGCCGCCGAAAGAGCGCTGCAAGGCCACCGTCAACCTGGTGCCGGGCGACGAAATCGCTGCTGACGACGAGGGTGAGTCTGAGTCGCTGGTACTGCGTGGCAAGCACCGTTGCCCGATCTGCAGCACGGCGATGGACGCTTACCTGCTCGACGAGAAGCACAAGTTGCACATCTGCGGTAACAACCCGGATTGCGACGGCTACGAGATCGAAGAGGGCAGCTACCGTATCAAGGGCTATGAAGGCCCGAGCCTGGAATGCGACAAGTGCGGCAGTGAGATGCAGCTCAAGACCGGCCGTTTCGGTAAGTTCTTCGGTTGCACCAACCCGACGTGCAAGAACACCCGCAAACTGCTGAAAAGCGGTGACGCGGCGCCGCCGAAGATGGACCCGGTGAAGATGCCTGAGCTCAAGTGCGAGAAGGTCAACGACACCTACATCCTGCGCGACGGCGCTTCGGGGTTGTTCCTGGCAGCCAGCCAGTTCCCGAAAAACCGCGAGACCCGTGCGCCGTTGGTGCTGGAAATCGTGCCGCACAAGGACGAGATCGATCCGAAGTACCACTTCCTGTGTGAAGCGCCGAAGAAGGATCCTGACGGTCGCCCGGCCGTGATCCGCTACAGCCGCAAAACCAAGGAGCAGTACGTGCAGACCGAAGTGGACGGCAAGCCTACGGGCTGGAAAGCCTTCTACGACGGCGGCAAGTGGAAGGTCGAGGACAAGCGCCAGGGCGCTTGA
- a CDS encoding DUF6586 family protein, with product MANELYTRTNQKIYFAGLSLEALGRAEEGKEMNAIALVQAGREAALFHLYGALLGLCHEIAGFYRLPQAGSPRAEMIMNREVLDSMAIPELAELVEMAQSPDSWVARLLKAHADMFQPPRVPHVPKGDVTQPLIVAVALEEDEPKPLSREELESWRQELKKMALRFREGLNEC from the coding sequence ATGGCCAACGAACTCTATACCCGTACCAACCAGAAAATTTACTTCGCGGGTTTGTCTCTGGAAGCCCTTGGCCGCGCCGAGGAAGGGAAAGAGATGAATGCCATCGCGCTGGTGCAGGCGGGACGTGAGGCTGCATTGTTCCACCTCTATGGCGCCCTGCTGGGGCTGTGCCATGAAATCGCCGGGTTCTACCGTTTACCCCAGGCTGGCTCGCCGCGTGCGGAAATGATCATGAACCGCGAAGTGCTCGACAGCATGGCGATTCCCGAGTTGGCTGAGCTGGTGGAAATGGCCCAGAGCCCCGACAGCTGGGTCGCCCGCTTGCTCAAGGCGCATGCCGACATGTTCCAGCCGCCACGCGTGCCGCATGTGCCCAAGGGTGATGTGACACAGCCGCTGATCGTCGCTGTTGCACTGGAAGAGGATGAGCCCAAGCCATTGAGCCGTGAAGAGCTGGAGAGCTGGCGGCAGGAGCTGAAGAAGATGGCGTTGCGATTTCGGGAAGGCTTGAACGAGTGTTGA